A stretch of Prunus dulcis chromosome 6, ALMONDv2, whole genome shotgun sequence DNA encodes these proteins:
- the LOC117631979 gene encoding uncharacterized GPI-anchored protein At5g19250-like, whose translation MASYKLILFLLALINCLLFLSHPASCNEEEDKIFQGLNSFKQSLKKNSNAECLADEIADELEDQPCSSADDYAIEPGNGPKFPKFNKLIKKCHIDINTTTDGIILPVCVPNWDPDLVIKNYTHTQYAKYLNGSKYTGAGVGTEDDWVVVVLSTDTESGSFSGAPSLAAIGMVHYMMAMLLGLFLILLC comes from the exons ATGGCCTCTTATAAACTGATCTTGTTTCTCCTGGCGCTTATCAATTGCttgctctttctttctcatccAGCATCTTGTAATG aagaagaagacaaaattTTCCAAGGACTTAACAGCTTCAAGCAATCACTAAAGAAGAACAGCAATGCAGAATGTCTAGCTGATGAAATTGCAGATGAGCTAGAAGACCAGCCATGTTCCAGTGCAGACGACTACGCCATAGAGCCAGGCAATGGcccaaaattcccaaaattcAACAAGCTCATCAAGAAGTGCCACATAGACATCAACACCACGACAGATGGCATCATCTTGCCCGTTTGTGTGCCCAACTGGGACCCAGATCTTGTGATAAAAAACTACACTCACACCCAATATGCCAAATATCTAAATGGTTCCAAGTACACAGGAGCTGGGGTTGGCACTGAGGATGattgggtggtggtggtgctgAGCACTGACACAGAAAGTGGAAGCTTTTCTGGTGCTCCTTCTTTGGCTGCAATTGGCATGGTTCATTACATGATGGCCATGTTGCTGGGGTTGTTCTTGATTTTACTCTGCTGA